In one window of Desulforhabdus amnigena DNA:
- a CDS encoding glycosyltransferase family 2 protein, whose product MAHRISVTILTRNNQDRIERCLSSLKGFDEIILLDNGSTDKTLERASAFPNVRIFESEFLGFGPLKNLAAHHATHDWILNIDSDEMLTSEAFQEIRQLVLHDNHIYSLPRENHYAGKVIKCCGWHPDRVLRLYNRRHTAFNDKLVHESLIVGKSSRIVDLHQPIKHFSFENASDLLDKMQNYARLFALENRGKKKSSPSKAISHAVMSFLKNFFWQRGFLYGYRGLLISVSNANGVFYKYMMLYEENRK is encoded by the coding sequence ATGGCACATCGAATCAGTGTAACCATCCTGACCAGGAACAACCAGGACCGTATCGAACGCTGCTTGAGCTCTCTCAAGGGATTTGACGAAATCATCCTTTTGGACAACGGTTCAACGGACAAAACCCTGGAGAGAGCGAGTGCGTTTCCCAATGTAAGAATCTTTGAATCTGAATTTCTGGGGTTCGGGCCGCTCAAAAATTTAGCGGCACATCATGCAACCCATGACTGGATTCTCAACATCGACAGCGATGAAATGCTCACTTCGGAGGCTTTTCAGGAAATCCGGCAATTGGTTCTCCACGACAATCACATTTATTCCCTGCCCCGGGAAAACCACTACGCGGGGAAGGTCATCAAGTGTTGCGGCTGGCATCCGGACAGGGTATTGCGGCTCTATAACAGAAGGCACACCGCATTCAATGACAAATTGGTTCACGAGAGCCTCATTGTCGGAAAATCATCGCGCATAGTGGATTTGCATCAGCCCATCAAGCACTTTTCGTTTGAAAACGCTTCAGACCTTCTCGATAAGATGCAAAACTACGCAAGGCTCTTTGCCCTTGAAAACAGGGGCAAGAAAAAAAGTTCACCATCGAAGGCCATTTCACATGCGGTCATGAGTTTTCTCAAGAATTTTTTTTGGCAGAGGGGATTCCTCTACGGCTACAGGGGATTGCTCATTTCGGTATCCAATGCAAACGGTGTGTTCTATAAATACATGATGCTTTACGAAGAAAACAGAAAGTGA
- a CDS encoding O-antigen ligase family protein → MRLSNNLANANRYLLIVLGFAMAVSVSIGTIVAVVIAILWICSGNFAARIEEIKNNKVALAFLAFYLLHIVGLAWTEDLKWGLHMAGKEWKILMLPVLMTAMKKEDSKYYLTAFIAAMTFAHVVSYLNILGITKFTVMGHVFYNVLLAVCIYFILDKLVFYKLSKSLLIIYSILFISMSINMFITIGRTGQIIYFVSLIIILFQFFESKIARSVSLSILLIPILFFTIYYTSNVFKNRIDAVVDEVTTFKMNRPSKYVNDRITFYINTLNIIKNNLLLGVGTGDFSKEYNKVNQLQTPDVVTTVNPHNNYLLVMAQFGILGLLIFLSIFYFQIRCAFATSDLSRHNKLALPIIFMTAMFTDSYLLGHFTSLSFVYFSAFLYKDCNTFQENRRWHIESV, encoded by the coding sequence ATGCGTTTATCGAACAACCTGGCTAACGCCAACCGGTACCTTTTGATCGTCCTGGGTTTTGCAATGGCTGTTTCCGTTTCCATCGGAACCATCGTGGCGGTAGTCATTGCGATCTTATGGATTTGTAGTGGAAACTTCGCCGCACGTATTGAAGAGATTAAAAATAATAAAGTTGCGTTGGCATTTCTCGCCTTCTACCTGTTACATATCGTGGGGCTCGCATGGACAGAGGATTTGAAATGGGGGCTCCATATGGCGGGCAAAGAATGGAAGATCCTGATGCTTCCAGTGTTAATGACGGCAATGAAAAAGGAAGATTCCAAATACTATCTCACTGCATTCATTGCAGCGATGACTTTCGCTCATGTAGTTTCTTATCTTAATATACTGGGAATCACAAAATTTACCGTCATGGGACATGTCTTTTACAATGTTTTGCTGGCTGTTTGTATTTATTTCATTCTAGACAAATTAGTATTTTACAAGCTATCAAAATCACTATTAATTATATATTCAATTTTATTTATAAGTATGAGCATAAATATGTTTATCACTATTGGAAGAACAGGACAAATAATTTATTTCGTATCATTAATTATTATATTATTCCAATTTTTTGAATCTAAGATAGCTAGATCGGTTAGCTTATCTATCCTGCTTATTCCCATTCTTTTTTTTACAATTTATTATACAAGCAATGTTTTTAAAAATAGAATCGATGCTGTTGTAGATGAAGTAACAACTTTCAAAATGAACAGACCTTCAAAATATGTAAATGACAGAATCACCTTCTATATTAATACACTGAATATCATAAAAAACAATCTCTTACTTGGAGTCGGAACGGGAGATTTTTCAAAAGAATACAACAAGGTTAATCAACTTCAAACTCCGGATGTTGTAACGACAGTCAATCCTCACAACAATTATTTGCTGGTGATGGCTCAATTCGGCATATTGGGGTTACTGATATTTCTCTCCATTTTCTACTTTCAAATAAGGTGCGCGTTTGCTACGTCGGACCTTTCAAGACACAATAAATTGGCATTGCCTATCATTTTTATGACAGCCATGTTCACGGATTCCTATCTGTTAGGACATTTTACTTCCCTCAGCTTTGTCTATTTCAGCGCTTTTCTTTACAAGGATTGTAATACATTCCAAGAGAACAGAAGATGGCACATCGAATCAGTGTAA
- the waaC gene encoding lipopolysaccharide heptosyltransferase I — MPQQRSSDWAGETRSLHLDVSPAKILIVKPSALGDIVHSLPFLNAVRERFPKAEIHWVVARGLHGILEDHPMIHRLWIIDKDQWKRLSRIGETFSQLRHLFSAIRRERFDMVVDLQGLFRSGIISYATGAKRRIGFKEAREGSPLFYTHRICGGRDIHAVERYMKIAAFLGCNTARLRFPLPPFPTRIPLMDSLPEDYIVLAPSAGTRVKRWPPERFGELAARLPFTSVIVAGKADVPLAERVLAASAGKAISLAGKTSMKELLAVIQKAKFVVSNDTGPMHIAAALEVPVFAIFGPTNPLRTGPYGAIHTIIREDLSCSPCYRRKECADVQCMKNLTLERVLGIIDERSNSKDFFRQ, encoded by the coding sequence ATGCCGCAGCAGAGATCCTCGGATTGGGCGGGTGAAACCCGCTCTCTCCATCTGGATGTGTCCCCTGCAAAAATCCTTATCGTCAAACCCAGTGCCTTGGGAGATATCGTGCACAGCCTTCCCTTCTTGAACGCCGTCAGGGAAAGGTTTCCAAAAGCCGAGATTCACTGGGTGGTCGCTCGAGGGCTCCATGGCATACTCGAAGATCATCCCATGATCCACCGTCTCTGGATCATCGACAAGGATCAGTGGAAGAGGCTCTCCCGGATTGGAGAAACTTTCAGCCAGTTGAGACACCTCTTCTCGGCCATCAGACGAGAGCGGTTTGACATGGTGGTCGATTTGCAAGGTCTTTTCAGGAGCGGAATCATTTCCTATGCCACAGGGGCAAAACGGCGCATCGGATTCAAAGAGGCAAGAGAAGGCAGTCCTCTTTTTTACACACATCGCATATGCGGAGGGCGTGACATCCACGCTGTCGAAAGGTACATGAAAATCGCTGCATTTCTGGGCTGCAACACTGCCCGACTGCGATTTCCGCTTCCTCCCTTCCCCACCCGTATCCCTTTGATGGATTCTCTTCCCGAGGATTATATCGTTCTGGCCCCATCGGCGGGTACCCGGGTCAAGAGATGGCCTCCGGAGCGATTTGGGGAGCTTGCAGCGCGCCTTCCCTTCACCTCGGTCATCGTCGCAGGAAAAGCCGATGTCCCCCTGGCTGAACGGGTACTTGCCGCATCTGCGGGCAAAGCGATATCTCTTGCGGGGAAAACATCCATGAAAGAGCTCCTTGCCGTCATCCAAAAAGCCAAATTCGTTGTTTCCAACGATACGGGCCCCATGCACATTGCAGCCGCCCTCGAGGTTCCCGTGTTCGCCATCTTTGGCCCTACCAACCCCCTCAGAACGGGACCCTATGGAGCGATTCACACCATTATCAGGGAAGACCTTTCCTGCTCTCCCTGCTACAGGAGGAAAGAATGTGCAGACGTCCAATGCATGAAAAATCTCACCTTAGAAAGGGTTCTTGGGATCATTGACGAGAGAAGCAACTCAAAAGACTTTTTTCGACAATAG
- a CDS encoding lysophospholipid acyltransferase family protein: MKEKVVFLEHFIGLLLDKMAKMPRETNRRIASMLGWIWYRIDKRHRKIALENLNLAFGNELDASQRQKICRNVFDHLARVILELPYVRKLNHENLDRFATFRGAENLYAALQKGKGLLVITSHFGNWEMMSLAFSLRYLPFNIIVRPLDNPFMNRLIDRMRCRTGNRTIHKRGSIRQVLQLLRQGEIVALLGDQNTDWYDGVFVPFFNQSACTNKAMAVLALRTGIPVIPVYNVRRPDGRYEMIIEPEVPLLRTGDTTIDIEENTAKFNQVIERYVRRNPEQWFWIHRRWKTRPYQPWPKQ; the protein is encoded by the coding sequence GTGAAAGAAAAAGTCGTTTTCTTAGAGCATTTCATTGGATTGCTCCTGGACAAAATGGCGAAGATGCCCCGCGAGACCAATCGCAGGATAGCCTCTATGCTTGGCTGGATCTGGTACCGGATCGACAAGCGCCATCGTAAGATCGCCCTGGAGAATCTAAACCTGGCATTCGGCAATGAACTGGATGCATCTCAGCGGCAGAAGATCTGCCGCAATGTATTTGACCATCTGGCCCGCGTTATATTGGAATTGCCTTATGTTCGAAAGCTGAACCACGAAAACCTGGATAGATTCGCCACATTCAGAGGCGCGGAAAACCTGTATGCCGCTTTGCAGAAGGGCAAAGGTCTTCTTGTCATAACTTCTCATTTCGGCAACTGGGAAATGATGTCCCTGGCGTTTTCCCTGCGCTACCTGCCCTTCAATATCATTGTGCGCCCCTTGGACAATCCGTTCATGAACAGATTGATCGACCGGATGCGCTGCCGAACGGGCAACCGCACCATCCACAAAAGGGGGTCCATCCGGCAGGTACTCCAACTGCTTCGACAGGGTGAAATCGTGGCTCTGCTGGGAGACCAGAATACAGACTGGTATGACGGCGTCTTCGTACCTTTTTTCAACCAATCGGCATGCACCAATAAGGCCATGGCCGTATTGGCTCTGAGGACCGGGATACCCGTCATTCCCGTCTACAATGTTCGCCGGCCGGACGGACGTTATGAGATGATCATCGAACCGGAGGTTCCCCTTTTGAGAACGGGAGACACCACCATCGACATCGAAGAAAACACGGCGAAATTCAACCAGGTCATTGAACGTTACGTGAGGCGGAACCCCGAACAGTGGTTCTGGATTCACAGAAGGTGGAAAACCCGTCCCTATCAGCCCTGGCCAAAACAATGA
- the msbA gene encoding lipid A export permease/ATP-binding protein MsbA: MKIYKRMFQYVKPHWRRLSIAMICMTGTAASTAASAYLIKPVLDDIFMNKRMDMLKILSLVVLLMFILKGVCAWGNSYLMNHVGQRIIARLRQQLYDHIQSLSLSFFDKTPTGVLMSRITNDVTQIQGAVSDAITGLLKDSFSIVGLLAVVFYRDWKLASMAVLILPLAFYPIVKFGKMLRRISTKSQQSIGDLSVILHETFSGARIVKAFGMEEYEKARFAGENLKFMDYTMKSVAVRALSSPVMEFLGGLGIVFIIWYGGYNVIMGVSTPGNFFSFMAALLMLYEPVKRLSNTNNTLQQGVAAGYRVFDILDTQPDIQDKPGAVVLPPIKRGIALKGVHFRYGDEPVLTDINLEVPAGKIVALVGVSGSGKTTLVNLIPRFYEVTRGAVLIDGIDIRDVTIASLRSQIGIVTQQSILFNDTVRNNIAYGSIEKSETEIMAAARAANAYDFIMKMPKGFDTLIGEQGMLLSGGERQRICIARALLKNAPILILDEATSSLDSESELEVQKALENLMEGRTTLVIAHRLSTIKNADLIVALANGRILEKGRHEDLLRENGEYRRLYELQFSQMESPAALVSPPGVAAGHGR; the protein is encoded by the coding sequence ATGAAAATTTACAAACGCATGTTTCAGTATGTCAAGCCGCACTGGCGCAGACTGTCAATTGCCATGATCTGCATGACGGGAACCGCTGCATCCACAGCCGCTTCCGCCTACCTGATCAAGCCGGTGCTCGACGATATTTTCATGAACAAACGGATGGACATGCTGAAGATCCTCTCTCTTGTCGTATTGCTGATGTTCATCCTCAAGGGGGTTTGCGCGTGGGGCAACTCCTATCTCATGAACCATGTGGGCCAACGCATCATTGCGCGCCTGCGCCAGCAGCTTTACGACCACATCCAGTCACTCTCCCTTTCCTTTTTCGATAAAACTCCCACGGGAGTCCTCATGTCACGCATCACCAATGACGTGACGCAGATTCAGGGAGCCGTATCCGATGCCATTACAGGATTGCTCAAAGATTCCTTCAGCATCGTGGGACTCCTCGCCGTCGTCTTTTACCGGGACTGGAAACTGGCCTCCATGGCCGTCCTTATTTTGCCTCTCGCTTTTTACCCTATTGTGAAATTTGGGAAAATGCTGCGGCGCATCAGCACCAAGAGCCAACAATCCATTGGAGACCTCTCCGTCATTCTTCATGAAACGTTCAGCGGTGCTCGGATCGTGAAGGCCTTCGGCATGGAAGAGTATGAGAAGGCGCGTTTTGCCGGAGAGAACCTAAAATTCATGGATTATACGATGAAGTCTGTCGCCGTAAGGGCACTCTCTTCCCCCGTCATGGAATTCCTGGGGGGACTTGGCATCGTCTTCATCATCTGGTACGGCGGATACAATGTCATCATGGGTGTATCGACGCCGGGCAATTTTTTTTCGTTCATGGCCGCACTTCTCATGCTCTATGAACCCGTAAAACGTTTGAGCAACACGAACAACACGCTGCAGCAGGGAGTGGCTGCGGGATACCGCGTTTTCGATATCCTGGACACGCAGCCCGATATCCAGGACAAGCCGGGGGCGGTTGTCCTGCCTCCCATCAAACGGGGAATCGCATTGAAAGGGGTTCATTTTCGATACGGGGATGAACCCGTTCTGACGGATATCAACCTAGAGGTGCCGGCGGGAAAGATCGTAGCCCTTGTAGGAGTGAGCGGTTCCGGGAAGACCACTCTGGTCAATCTCATTCCCCGCTTCTACGAGGTTACCCGGGGGGCTGTGCTCATCGATGGGATCGACATTCGGGATGTGACGATCGCATCCTTGAGGTCACAGATCGGTATCGTGACCCAGCAGTCGATTCTCTTCAACGACACGGTACGCAACAACATCGCCTATGGGAGCATCGAGAAGAGCGAAACAGAAATCATGGCGGCGGCCAGGGCTGCCAATGCTTACGATTTCATCATGAAGATGCCCAAGGGATTCGATACCCTCATTGGAGAACAGGGAATGTTGCTCTCGGGGGGGGAACGGCAAAGGATCTGCATCGCGCGGGCGCTGCTCAAGAATGCCCCCATACTCATCCTGGACGAGGCTACCTCGTCGTTGGACAGTGAGTCGGAACTGGAAGTGCAAAAGGCCTTGGAAAACCTCATGGAAGGACGGACAACGCTGGTCATTGCCCACCGCCTCTCCACCATCAAGAATGCGGACCTTATCGTAGCTCTTGCAAACGGGCGCATTCTCGAAAAAGGCCGCCATGAGGACCTGCTGAGGGAAAATGGTGAATACCGCAGGCTTTATGAGCTTCAGTTTTCGCAGATGGAGTCTCCCGCCGCTTTGGTTTCTCCGCCTGGAGTGGCGGCAGGGCACGGGAGGTGA
- the waaF gene encoding lipopolysaccharide heptosyltransferase II: MGSGSALDRQRIRKILIRSTNWIGDAVMTTPAMGAVRAAFPRSELVVLANPIVSELFSPHPYCDRVVIYDKKGIHHGAKGFLQLASELRREHFDLAILFQNAIEAAILAFLSGIPQRAGYRTDGRGFLLTHGIPVRQTGCARHHTAYYVWMLNRLGISGGDGKLKLISSEGEKRWAREKLGDGRWIAINPGAAYGSAKRWIPERFAAVGDIVAKEFNARILLTGGPAERELGQDIESAMHTQPLNLIGKTSVREMMALLSRCALMVTNDSGPMHVAAAFSVPIVALFGPTDSTTTSPFSVNSRVVRKPVECAPCLKRECPTDHRCMDSIEVGDVLEAVRSLLHTSKSENGTIS; the protein is encoded by the coding sequence ATGGGTTCTGGTTCAGCCCTAGACAGGCAACGTATTCGCAAAATTTTGATTCGGTCCACCAATTGGATCGGGGATGCCGTCATGACGACTCCTGCCATGGGAGCCGTCCGGGCGGCTTTTCCCCGATCTGAACTGGTTGTTTTAGCCAACCCCATCGTTTCCGAACTTTTTTCCCCTCATCCCTATTGCGACCGGGTGGTGATCTACGACAAAAAGGGAATCCACCACGGAGCGAAGGGTTTCCTGCAACTTGCCTCGGAACTTAGAAGAGAACATTTCGATCTGGCAATTCTCTTCCAAAATGCCATTGAAGCGGCAATCCTCGCCTTTCTCTCCGGCATACCCCAACGCGCTGGATACCGAACGGACGGGCGTGGTTTTCTACTCACTCACGGCATTCCCGTGAGGCAAACCGGGTGCGCCCGGCACCATACGGCCTATTATGTCTGGATGCTGAACCGGCTGGGCATTTCGGGAGGAGATGGAAAGCTCAAATTGATTTCATCAGAAGGGGAAAAACGGTGGGCACGCGAAAAGCTGGGCGATGGACGATGGATCGCCATCAACCCCGGCGCAGCCTATGGTTCCGCCAAGAGATGGATTCCGGAACGGTTTGCTGCAGTGGGGGACATTGTGGCAAAGGAATTCAATGCGCGCATACTGCTCACAGGGGGACCCGCGGAAAGAGAACTCGGGCAAGACATCGAATCGGCCATGCATACACAGCCCCTCAACCTCATCGGAAAGACCTCGGTGCGTGAGATGATGGCGCTCCTCTCCCGGTGTGCACTCATGGTAACGAACGATTCCGGCCCCATGCACGTGGCCGCAGCGTTTTCCGTACCCATTGTAGCCCTCTTCGGACCGACCGATTCCACAACCACCTCCCCCTTTTCCGTCAATTCCCGCGTGGTTCGAAAGCCCGTGGAATGCGCTCCCTGCTTGAAAAGAGAGTGCCCGACGGATCACCGATGCATGGACTCCATAGAGGTGGGGGACGTGCTGGAGGCGGTTCGAAGCTTGCTGCATACCTCCAAATCTGAAAATGGAACAATATCTTGA
- a CDS encoding ABC transporter substrate-binding protein encodes MGLVMIFSWCLAGSSSAQEPIKIGAFFALSGPAATIGTPTKLVAQMVVDKINKGGGINKRPLELVVGDTESDPTKALMEAKRLVEKEKVVALIGPTRTDEGMAVKSYIEDTAHIPIIMTIGGDPVIAGGKFGPFRWTFKTPQRTTVAVKKVYDYLQSRKLTKIALLTATDGFGKDGLNVLKQLAPEYGLEIVAEEAFAVADTDMTPQLVKIRASGAQGLVCWTIGPAGARVAKNVKQLALTIPLLQCHGQPDPKYIELAGDASEGSIMPSTKLMVVDQLPDTDPQKAVIEEFISLYKDTYHYDQQYPINTHSGYAWDAIYLLANAMRQVGTDPEALRTAIEQTRGYIGISGIYNLTPEDHNGLGTDSMVIVKVEKGKWVLVQP; translated from the coding sequence ATGGGGTTGGTGATGATCTTTTCCTGGTGTCTGGCCGGTTCATCGTCGGCACAGGAACCCATCAAGATCGGCGCTTTTTTTGCTTTATCCGGTCCCGCTGCCACCATCGGGACTCCGACCAAACTCGTAGCACAAATGGTTGTGGACAAAATCAACAAGGGAGGCGGAATCAACAAGCGCCCTCTGGAACTGGTGGTTGGCGACACGGAAAGTGATCCGACAAAGGCCCTCATGGAGGCCAAGCGTCTGGTTGAAAAAGAAAAGGTCGTTGCTCTCATCGGCCCGACCCGAACTGATGAAGGCATGGCAGTCAAATCCTATATTGAAGATACAGCTCATATCCCCATCATCATGACCATTGGAGGAGATCCCGTCATTGCGGGCGGCAAGTTCGGCCCCTTCCGCTGGACCTTCAAGACCCCACAGCGCACCACGGTCGCCGTCAAGAAAGTTTACGACTACCTCCAGTCTCGGAAATTGACTAAGATTGCACTCCTGACGGCTACGGACGGCTTCGGAAAGGATGGTTTGAATGTTTTGAAGCAGCTGGCGCCGGAATACGGGCTGGAAATCGTGGCTGAAGAAGCCTTTGCCGTAGCGGATACGGACATGACCCCGCAACTTGTCAAAATCAGAGCCAGCGGAGCACAAGGTCTCGTCTGCTGGACCATAGGGCCTGCAGGCGCCCGGGTTGCCAAGAATGTCAAGCAGCTTGCCCTCACTATACCGCTCCTGCAATGTCACGGACAGCCGGATCCCAAATACATAGAACTGGCCGGCGATGCGTCCGAAGGCAGTATCATGCCTTCCACCAAGCTGATGGTCGTGGATCAACTCCCCGACACCGATCCTCAGAAAGCTGTTATCGAAGAATTCATCAGCCTTTACAAGGATACCTATCACTACGATCAGCAGTACCCCATCAATACTCATTCGGGATATGCGTGGGATGCCATCTACCTTCTTGCGAACGCCATGCGCCAGGTGGGAACCGATCCGGAAGCACTCCGGACCGCCATCGAGCAGACTCGTGGATACATCGGCATCAGTGGTATTTATAACTTGACTCCGGAAGACCATAACGGTCTTGGAACGGACTCTATGGTCATCGTCAAGGTTGAAAAGGGCAAATGGGTTCTGGTTCAGCCCTAG